In the Natronoglycomyces albus genome, GACGTGCTTGCAGCACTCGCCTGGGCCGACCGTCGATCCGACGGGTTGCCGGTGGCCGTCGGGGGCGACAGCGCCGGCGGCACAATCGCCGCCTCCGCCGCGCTCGCCCGGCGCAATACCGGCGACCGGGTGCCGGCCCAGGTGTTGGCGTATCCGCCGCTCGATCCCGAATGCGCCCGCCCTTCCCATCGGATCGGGTCTGGCGCGTTTCCGAACCGGGAGGACCTGCGTGCGGCATGGCGACTCTGGCTGGACAGCACTCCCGAGCCGACGATCCTGCCCACTCCACTGGAGGCTCCGAGTCTTGCTGGGCTGGCCCCGGTGTCCCTGGTCGTCGGCAGCGACGATCCGGTTCGCGACGACGTGATCGTCTACGCCGACCAGCTCCGCGCCGACGGCATCCCCGTGACGTTGGAGGTGCTTCCCGGCGTCGGGCACGCCGACCTGCTCAGCCCTCGCAGCCGCGCGCTCGCGGCGGTGGCCGCGGCACTGTCCGAACTATCCACTCCGAGTCCTCAACCGAATCACCTGGAAGGAACCCCATCATGACTACCATTCCCGTGCCGCTTGAGGCGTTGACCCGTCACTTCATCGACCTGCGGGACAGCAACCATTTCGGCCACGTCACCCGCACCGGCAAGGAGACCGCCTTCGGAGAAGCCGTCCAACTGCTCGACGGCCCGGCCCGACAGGTGCTGGCAGAGTTCAACGAGCATCTCCTTGCCGGCACGGGGAAGATCGAGGTGACCGGTCTGCACCGTGACCAGCGT is a window encoding:
- a CDS encoding alpha/beta hydrolase: MTTITAPETTLSSAVASDGAPVPLLVHRPESPRGWIVWAHGGSWQYGSAAAWAPVTGGLASLSGWAVVSVEYRLAPEHRFPAAVLDVLAALAWADRRSDGLPVAVGGDSAGGTIAASAALARRNTGDRVPAQVLAYPPLDPECARPSHRIGSGAFPNREDLRAAWRLWLDSTPEPTILPTPLEAPSLAGLAPVSLVVGSDDPVRDDVIVYADQLRADGIPVTLEVLPGVGHADLLSPRSRALAAVAAALSELSTPSPQPNHLEGTPS